The following coding sequences lie in one Cronobacter universalis NCTC 9529 genomic window:
- a CDS encoding ferritin-like domain-containing protein yields the protein MTTYEENYHDWLRDAHAMEKQAEQMLESMASRIEHYPDLKSRLEQHLEETRHQQQLINSVIERNNVSTSVVKDTMSKMTAMGQAVGGMFSSDEVVKGAISGYVFEQFEIACYTSLIAAAKAVGDEQGVVVFKQILEQEIAMAEWCLNHLPDVTQQFLNRAAAPGVEAKK from the coding sequence ATGACGACATACGAAGAAAATTATCATGACTGGCTGCGTGACGCTCATGCGATGGAGAAACAAGCGGAACAGATGCTGGAGTCAATGGCCTCCCGTATTGAGCACTATCCTGACCTCAAATCACGTCTTGAGCAGCATCTGGAAGAGACGCGCCACCAGCAGCAACTGATTAATTCTGTTATTGAAAGAAATAACGTTTCGACCTCTGTCGTAAAAGACACCATGAGCAAAATGACGGCGATGGGCCAGGCGGTAGGCGGCATGTTCTCCTCTGATGAGGTCGTAAAAGGCGCTATCAGCGGTTATGTTTTCGAACAGTTCGAAATCGCCTGCTACACATCATTGATTGCTGCGGCAAAAGCCGTCGGCGATGAACAGGGTGTGGTGGTATTTAAACAAATCCTTGAACAGGAAATTGCGATGGCGGAATGGTGCCTGAACCATTTACCGGATGTTACTCAGCAATTCCTTAATCGCGCAGCCGCACCTGGCGTCGAAGCGAAAAAATAA
- a CDS encoding arylamine N-acetyltransferase family protein: MAFRRQDYFSRIGYTGETRPTLETLGALHRHHTAAIPFENLDVLLGREILLDDDAIFIKLVEAGRGGYCFEQNALFARALAECGFAVEALAARVLIAHPDDMPPRTHRLVQVMIDDTPWIADVGFGGATLSAPIPLSHGAEITGPEGRFRIESRQSEFLLMKEEGDDWHALYRFDQARQYPADYLMANHFIAHWPDSHFRHHLLAALHPPGEKPLKLLNQHLTINGDRQTLADDGAVYDCLQRDFGMRFDHPVHGVTREAFCAMMAQLRRDNPED; the protein is encoded by the coding sequence ATGGCATTCAGACGACAGGATTACTTCTCCCGTATCGGCTATACCGGCGAGACGCGCCCGACGCTCGAGACGCTCGGCGCGTTGCACCGGCATCACACCGCCGCCATTCCCTTTGAAAATCTCGATGTGCTGTTAGGGCGCGAGATCCTGCTTGATGACGACGCGATTTTCATCAAGCTGGTGGAGGCGGGCCGGGGCGGCTACTGCTTTGAGCAGAATGCGCTGTTCGCCAGGGCGCTGGCGGAGTGCGGATTCGCCGTAGAGGCGCTTGCCGCGCGGGTATTAATTGCTCACCCCGACGACATGCCGCCGCGTACCCACCGGCTGGTGCAGGTGATGATTGACGACACGCCGTGGATTGCTGACGTCGGCTTTGGCGGCGCGACGCTCAGCGCGCCGATCCCGCTCTCACATGGCGCGGAGATAACCGGCCCCGAAGGACGATTTCGTATTGAGAGCCGGCAGAGTGAATTTCTGCTGATGAAAGAGGAGGGTGACGACTGGCATGCGCTCTACCGCTTTGACCAGGCGCGTCAGTATCCGGCAGATTACCTGATGGCCAACCACTTCATCGCCCACTGGCCTGATTCCCATTTCCGCCATCATTTGCTGGCGGCGCTGCATCCGCCAGGAGAGAAACCGTTAAAACTGCTGAACCAGCATCTGACCATCAATGGCGATCGCCAGACGCTGGCGGATGACGGCGCGGTGTATGACTGCCTGCAACGCGATTTCGGCATGCGCTTTGATCATCCGGTACACGGCGTTACCCGCGAGGCGTTCTGCGCGATGATGGCGCAGTTGCGCCGCGATAACCCTGAGGACTGA
- a CDS encoding NAD(P)-dependent alcohol dehydrogenase, giving the protein MTMKVLGYAAQSPEAPLAPFEFTRRAPRPDDVVLEILYCGVCHSDLHQARDDWGFSQYPIVPGHEIIGRVTAVGSDVKKFKPGDLAGIGCMVDSCRSCPPCREGLEQYCLEGCIQTYNGIDRHDGELTFGGYSQIILASQDFVLRLPEGLDLKGAAPLLCAGITTWSPLRHWNVGKGSRVAVVGLGGLGHMAIKLAHALGADVTLFTRSPGKEEDARRLGAHHVVLSEEQSQMQQVAGHFDLIIDTVPYAHDINPYLSTLKIDGTLVFVGLLGEVQPAVNTVPMIMGRRSVAGSCIGGIAETQEMLDFCAKHNIAADVEVINIQEINEAWERMLKSDVKYRFVIDMASLQQGARLAPVTAA; this is encoded by the coding sequence ATGACCATGAAAGTGCTGGGCTATGCCGCGCAGAGCCCCGAAGCGCCGCTGGCGCCTTTTGAATTTACCCGCCGCGCGCCGCGCCCCGACGATGTCGTCCTTGAAATCCTCTATTGCGGGGTCTGCCATTCCGATCTCCATCAGGCGCGTGACGACTGGGGCTTCAGCCAGTATCCCATAGTGCCGGGTCATGAAATTATTGGCCGCGTTACGGCCGTCGGCAGCGACGTGAAAAAATTCAAACCCGGCGATCTTGCGGGCATCGGCTGTATGGTCGATTCGTGTCGCAGTTGTCCTCCCTGTCGCGAAGGGCTTGAACAATACTGTCTCGAAGGCTGCATCCAGACCTATAACGGCATTGATCGTCACGACGGCGAACTGACGTTTGGCGGCTATTCACAAATTATTCTCGCCTCGCAGGATTTTGTACTGCGTCTCCCGGAAGGATTAGATCTCAAAGGCGCCGCGCCGCTGCTCTGCGCCGGGATAACCACCTGGTCGCCGTTGCGCCACTGGAATGTCGGCAAAGGCAGCCGTGTCGCCGTGGTTGGTCTTGGCGGTCTCGGGCATATGGCTATCAAGCTTGCCCATGCGCTCGGTGCGGATGTCACGCTGTTCACCCGCTCACCGGGTAAAGAAGAGGACGCCCGCCGCCTCGGCGCGCATCATGTGGTGCTCTCTGAAGAACAAAGCCAGATGCAGCAGGTCGCCGGGCATTTCGATTTGATAATAGACACCGTGCCTTACGCGCATGACATCAACCCGTATCTGTCCACGCTTAAAATCGACGGCACGCTGGTTTTTGTCGGCCTGCTCGGGGAAGTGCAGCCTGCGGTCAATACGGTGCCGATGATTATGGGGCGGCGTAGCGTGGCGGGCTCCTGCATTGGCGGTATCGCCGAGACGCAGGAGATGCTCGACTTCTGCGCGAAGCACAATATCGCTGCCGATGTGGAAGTGATCAACATTCAGGAAATCAATGAAGCGTGGGAGAGGATGCTGAAGAGCGACGTGAAATATCGCTTTGTCATTGATATGGCGTCGCTCCAGCAGGGCGCGCGTCTGGCGCCGGTCACGGCCGCGTAA